From the genome of Phytohabitans rumicis, one region includes:
- a CDS encoding polymorphic toxin-type HINT domain-containing protein produces MRPRPSSTYPFRPIRTRRRLRAATAAAVTLVLALGFGQAPAVAKPAPYTPPAVKDVPSVPVTTVKAETAPAAVVPSALDAPAPVWPSAGTAEVTLPAAADQRATARGPARAGTLPVLVDHPGIGKTAPARVTVHVYDRAATARAGVDGLLLRVSPTSAPAAGGQAAVTVDYRAFRTAYGASWASRLRMYQLPECALATPEKPACAPQPVPSSRNHAGSSLVTATIPAASTTGSLLALDADPSGPSGDFTATALQPSSTWSAGGNSGAFTWAYPMRVPPVPGGLAPSVALNYNSQAVDGRHAASNNQPAWAGGGFDAWPGGYIERGYRSCSDDMDDGGPNDTAPNNTVKTGDLCWANYNAVLNLNGTSSELIYNSTEGRWHLRNDDGSRVRRETGADNGDNDGEYWVVTSTSGTQYWFGKHKLPGWASGNPVTNSTWTTPVFGNHDDEPCHATTYANSDCVQAWRWNLDYVVDLHGNSASYWYTAETNKYGRNNTPADDIGYSRGGYLTQIAYGTRRETETSPDTVFAGTATAKVVFGTTDRCLTSCATHDGTHWPDTPWDLECAATATSCDTVSPTFWSTRRLATITTQIRNSGGGYDNVERWTLTHGFPDPGDTTQAGLWLEKISHTGLVGGTASLPDVTFTSLSLDNRVDGIDNIAAMAWHRLVRIDTETGGAISIVYSDADCTDGGAEPAVHNNDRRCYPVKWIPDGQTTPITDWFHKYVVEQVRETDMVAGASHTLTRYSYLDSPAWHYNDDDGIIKPAYKTWSGWRGYARVGVTTGDPDRGDPLTYAETRYFRGMHGDKQPSGTRTVNITDSKGGTWPDEDWFAGMTREQITFNGPGGPEVSGTINDPWASGPTATRTINTDTVTARFTNTATVKNRVALDAGRGERVTRTTTTFDGFGMPIQVDDFGQDGVAGDEQCAKTTYEPRNTTAWLLTAVHRGQVFAVSCTAAGTPTSLVDADVISDTKTTYDNAPAHGTAPSKANPTKVEEMTAWNAGTPTYVTTTQATYDAHGRVTQTIDANTNATDTAYTPATGGPVTAVKVTNAADHETVTELSPAWGSTTAVVDPNLKRTDLAYDPLGRLIAVWKPGRTKDVHTANAVYSYTISKTAPSVVTTKVLGPNGNDPGMPGNYVTSHTLYDGLLRQVQTQAASPAAAGGRLLTNTFYDTAGREKVTYSAYYNATALPATTPTLQVPVQPLDVPTQNRAVYDGAGRAVAHIFEPYNVERWRTTTYYAGDRTDITPPVGGTGTSTVTDARGRTTQLWQYPRLTAWNSGDVTTYSYNRKGQLIGVTDPASNAWTYEYNIRGFKTVEIDPDRGRTTSTYDAGGRLSTTVDARNIKLVYKYDAINRTIGVYQNFALGVPRAAWSYDLTAKGQLYASVRSGSGGVAYETRISDYSDDYQPEAMQVVIPDTETGLAGTYQYQYTYNPNGSLATTSFIQAAGTDLPTETLHHEYTDLGLPTALTTTYGLTHLDYVNATHYDDLGQVEQHNLCTNQCDQVGHNTHLTYNRELETGRVTQNIVSRDTAAPYNLADVNYSYDHAGNITKIRDAIGTPDNQCFTYDHLRRLTQAWTPASDNCTTTPTTAGLGGPAPYWLTWTINKIGNRTEQVDHRSTGNITTSYTHPTSGPTANKPHAVSTITTGSTTSSYTYDNTGNTLTRPANGGTQTLTWDQEGKLATTSDPSGASSYLYDAGGNRLIRRDATGKTLYLPGQEIRYTTSAATKTVTRYYSHAGATVASRTATGLSWLVTDHQATNLISINTASNAVSQRRQTPFGTPRGTVPTSWPNPKGYVGGENDPTGLVHLGAREYDPTTGRFISVDPIMDLANPQQWNAYAYANNTPVTSSDPTGLCLTQSTCDDRQLERPPRQCGSANACEGPPTIDDVLDMPNDIGDDHAYSLDVRGYTGSKAFTNRELLEFSGQYPDNWAYVCTWIYQLGDWDHCANNNPFLPERSALENFLLVGTIVLGMSCALTPGCWVAAVAGTGEFYATGSLLGAAGVGALTGYVRPGVVGAGGACSFSGDTEVLMADGTTKPIRDIRVGDEVLATDPETDEQGPRTVTYLWVHEDQLVALELANGEVLTTTEDHPFWNETAKQWQQAQQLSPGDHLYTGNGAPAAVDGISWTSAHVGGAYTLSVDDIHTYYVIAGDTPVLVHNCPPAPGGGSGFTWPRQQGGNCHECATRIQGRIGGDIVHITPRGAPRLGASTHDPNGTWFEHYAVVKDGRVYDGTTGSSGLAPSQYKAQWGENAPYINFGF; encoded by the coding sequence GTGAGACCACGCCCGTCGTCGACGTATCCGTTCAGGCCGATCCGGACCCGGCGGCGGCTGCGCGCCGCCACCGCGGCGGCTGTGACCCTCGTCCTCGCCCTCGGGTTCGGGCAGGCGCCCGCGGTCGCGAAACCGGCCCCCTACACGCCGCCGGCCGTGAAGGACGTGCCGAGCGTCCCGGTCACCACGGTGAAGGCCGAGACCGCGCCCGCGGCCGTCGTGCCCAGTGCGTTGGACGCGCCGGCGCCGGTCTGGCCGAGCGCTGGCACCGCCGAGGTGACACTCCCAGCCGCCGCTGACCAGAGGGCTACGGCCCGGGGACCGGCACGCGCCGGGACGCTGCCGGTGCTGGTTGACCATCCCGGTATCGGCAAGACCGCCCCGGCGCGGGTGACGGTGCACGTGTATGACCGGGCCGCCACAGCCCGCGCGGGCGTTGACGGCCTGCTGCTGCGGGTCAGCCCGACCAGCGCGCCCGCGGCCGGGGGCCAGGCGGCGGTCACCGTCGACTACCGGGCCTTCCGCACCGCGTACGGGGCGAGCTGGGCGTCCCGGCTGCGGATGTACCAGCTGCCCGAATGCGCCCTGGCCACCCCGGAAAAGCCGGCCTGCGCACCCCAACCGGTCCCGTCGTCTCGGAACCACGCCGGCTCCAGCCTCGTCACCGCCACCATCCCTGCCGCATCGACCACCGGATCACTGCTGGCGCTGGACGCGGACCCGTCCGGGCCGTCCGGCGACTTCACCGCCACCGCCCTGCAGCCCTCGTCCACGTGGTCGGCGGGTGGCAACTCGGGCGCGTTCACCTGGGCCTACCCCATGCGCGTTCCACCGGTTCCCGGCGGGCTCGCTCCGAGCGTCGCGCTGAACTACAACTCGCAGGCCGTCGACGGCCGGCACGCAGCCTCCAACAACCAGCCCGCGTGGGCCGGTGGCGGGTTCGACGCCTGGCCCGGCGGATACATCGAACGCGGCTACCGGTCCTGCTCCGACGACATGGACGACGGCGGCCCCAACGACACCGCGCCGAACAACACGGTCAAGACCGGCGACCTGTGCTGGGCCAACTACAACGCGGTCCTCAACCTCAACGGCACCAGCAGCGAGCTCATCTACAACAGCACCGAGGGACGCTGGCACCTGCGCAACGACGACGGCTCCCGCGTCCGGCGGGAGACCGGGGCGGACAACGGAGACAACGACGGCGAGTACTGGGTGGTCACCAGCACCAGCGGCACCCAGTACTGGTTCGGCAAGCACAAGCTGCCCGGCTGGGCGTCCGGGAACCCGGTCACCAACTCGACCTGGACCACTCCGGTGTTCGGCAACCACGACGACGAACCGTGCCACGCCACCACCTACGCCAACTCGGACTGTGTGCAGGCGTGGCGGTGGAACCTGGACTACGTCGTCGACCTGCACGGCAACTCGGCCTCCTACTGGTACACCGCCGAGACCAACAAATACGGCCGCAACAACACACCCGCCGACGACATCGGCTACAGCCGGGGCGGCTACCTGACACAGATCGCGTACGGCACCCGCCGCGAAACCGAAACGAGCCCGGACACCGTCTTCGCCGGCACCGCCACCGCCAAGGTCGTCTTCGGCACCACCGACCGGTGCCTGACCTCCTGCGCCACCCACGACGGCACGCACTGGCCGGACACCCCGTGGGACCTGGAATGCGCCGCCACGGCCACCTCCTGCGACACGGTCAGCCCGACGTTCTGGTCCACCCGCCGGCTGGCCACCATCACCACCCAGATCCGCAACAGCGGCGGCGGCTACGACAACGTCGAACGCTGGACGTTGACCCACGGCTTCCCCGACCCCGGCGACACCACCCAGGCCGGACTATGGCTGGAAAAGATCAGCCACACCGGTCTGGTCGGCGGCACCGCGAGCCTTCCGGACGTCACGTTCACCAGCCTGTCCCTGGACAACCGGGTCGACGGCATCGACAACATCGCTGCCATGGCCTGGCACCGGCTGGTCCGCATCGACACCGAAACCGGCGGCGCCATCTCCATCGTCTACAGCGACGCGGACTGCACCGACGGCGGTGCGGAACCGGCCGTGCACAACAACGACCGGCGCTGCTACCCGGTCAAGTGGATCCCCGACGGCCAGACCACACCGATCACCGACTGGTTCCACAAATACGTGGTCGAACAGGTCCGCGAAACCGACATGGTGGCCGGCGCTTCGCACACGCTGACCCGCTACAGCTACCTGGACAGCCCGGCCTGGCACTACAACGACGACGACGGCATCATCAAACCCGCCTACAAAACCTGGTCCGGCTGGCGTGGCTACGCACGGGTCGGCGTCACGACCGGCGACCCCGACCGCGGTGACCCGCTCACCTACGCCGAAACCCGCTACTTCCGCGGCATGCACGGCGATAAGCAACCCTCCGGTACCCGCACCGTCAACATCACCGACTCCAAAGGCGGCACCTGGCCCGACGAGGACTGGTTTGCCGGCATGACCCGCGAACAGATCACTTTCAACGGCCCCGGCGGCCCCGAAGTCTCTGGCACTATCAACGACCCGTGGGCATCCGGCCCGACCGCGACCCGAACGATCAACACCGACACCGTCACCGCCCGGTTCACCAACACCGCCACCGTCAAAAACCGCGTCGCGCTCGACGCTGGCCGCGGCGAACGGGTCACCAGGACCACCACGACATTTGACGGGTTCGGTATGCCGATCCAGGTCGACGACTTCGGCCAGGACGGCGTCGCCGGTGACGAGCAATGCGCCAAGACCACCTACGAACCTCGGAACACCACCGCGTGGCTGCTCACCGCGGTGCACCGCGGCCAGGTCTTCGCCGTCTCCTGCACCGCCGCGGGCACCCCGACCTCGCTGGTCGACGCGGACGTCATCTCCGACACCAAGACCACCTACGACAACGCTCCCGCCCATGGAACCGCACCGTCCAAGGCAAACCCGACCAAGGTGGAGGAGATGACGGCGTGGAACGCTGGCACCCCCACCTACGTCACCACGACACAGGCCACGTACGACGCACACGGCCGGGTCACCCAGACGATCGATGCCAACACCAACGCCACGGATACCGCGTACACGCCGGCGACCGGCGGCCCGGTCACCGCGGTCAAGGTGACGAACGCGGCCGATCATGAAACCGTCACCGAGCTCTCGCCGGCCTGGGGATCGACGACCGCTGTGGTCGACCCGAACCTCAAACGCACCGACCTCGCCTACGACCCGCTCGGGCGGCTCATCGCGGTCTGGAAACCCGGCCGCACCAAGGACGTCCACACGGCCAACGCCGTCTACAGCTACACCATCAGCAAGACCGCACCGTCCGTGGTCACCACCAAGGTCCTCGGCCCGAACGGCAACGACCCCGGCATGCCGGGCAACTACGTCACCAGCCACACCCTCTACGACGGACTCCTACGCCAGGTGCAAACCCAGGCGGCCTCACCCGCCGCGGCCGGCGGGCGGCTGCTGACCAACACCTTCTACGACACCGCCGGCCGGGAGAAAGTAACCTATAGCGCCTACTACAACGCGACCGCCCTGCCGGCCACCACCCCAACCCTGCAGGTGCCGGTCCAGCCCCTGGACGTCCCCACCCAGAACCGGGCCGTCTACGACGGCGCCGGCCGTGCTGTCGCCCACATTTTCGAGCCGTACAACGTGGAACGGTGGCGGACCACCACCTACTACGCCGGCGACCGCACCGACATCACGCCACCAGTTGGCGGCACCGGCACCTCCACCGTTACCGATGCCCGAGGCCGCACCACCCAACTGTGGCAGTACCCGCGGCTGACCGCCTGGAACAGCGGCGACGTCACCACCTACAGCTACAACCGCAAAGGCCAGCTCATCGGGGTCACCGACCCGGCCAGCAACGCCTGGACGTACGAGTACAACATCCGTGGCTTCAAAACCGTCGAGATAGACCCCGACCGCGGCAGAACCACGTCCACCTACGACGCCGGCGGCAGGCTGAGCACCACCGTCGACGCCCGCAACATCAAGCTGGTCTACAAGTACGACGCCATCAACCGCACGATCGGCGTCTACCAGAACTTCGCCCTCGGCGTACCCCGCGCCGCCTGGAGCTACGACCTCACCGCCAAAGGCCAGCTATACGCGTCCGTGCGCAGCGGCAGCGGCGGTGTCGCCTACGAGACCCGGATCTCCGACTACAGCGACGACTACCAACCCGAAGCCATGCAGGTCGTCATCCCCGACACCGAGACCGGGCTGGCCGGCACCTACCAGTACCAGTACACCTACAACCCCAACGGCAGCCTCGCCACCACCAGCTTCATCCAGGCCGCCGGCACCGACCTACCCACCGAAACCCTGCACCACGAGTACACCGACCTCGGCCTACCCACCGCCCTAACGACCACCTACGGCCTGACTCACCTGGACTACGTCAACGCCACCCACTACGACGACCTCGGCCAGGTCGAGCAACACAACCTGTGCACCAACCAGTGCGACCAGGTCGGGCACAACACCCACCTCACCTACAACCGCGAACTAGAAACCGGCCGCGTCACCCAGAACATCGTCAGCCGGGACACCGCCGCCCCGTACAACCTCGCCGACGTCAACTACAGCTACGACCACGCCGGCAACATCACCAAAATCCGCGACGCCATCGGCACTCCCGACAACCAATGCTTCACCTACGACCACCTACGCCGCCTCACCCAAGCCTGGACACCTGCTAGCGACAACTGCACCACCACGCCCACCACCGCCGGCCTTGGCGGCCCGGCCCCCTACTGGCTGACCTGGACTATCAACAAGATCGGCAATCGCACCGAACAGGTCGACCACAGATCCACCGGAAACATCACTACCAGCTACACCCATCCCACCTCCGGCCCGACCGCGAACAAGCCCCACGCTGTCAGCACGATCACCACCGGCTCGACCACTAGCAGCTACACATACGACAACACCGGCAACACCCTCACCCGGCCCGCCAACGGCGGCACCCAAACCCTCACCTGGGACCAAGAGGGCAAACTCGCCACCACCAGCGACCCCAGCGGCGCCAGCTCCTACCTCTACGACGCCGGCGGCAACCGACTCATCCGCCGCGACGCCACCGGCAAAACCCTCTACCTGCCCGGCCAAGAAATCCGATACACCACCAGCGCCGCAACCAAAACCGTCACCCGCTACTACAGCCACGCCGGCGCCACCGTCGCGAGCCGCACCGCCACCGGCCTGAGCTGGCTGGTTACCGACCACCAAGCCACCAATCTCATCTCGATCAACACCGCCAGCAACGCTGTCTCACAACGTCGGCAAACCCCGTTCGGCACCCCCCGTGGCACCGTCCCAACCTCGTGGCCGAATCCGAAGGGCTATGTCGGCGGTGAAAACGACCCCACTGGGCTCGTCCACCTCGGCGCCCGCGAATACGACCCCACCACCGGCAGGTTCATCTCCGTCGACCCGATCATGGACCTCGCCAACCCACAACAGTGGAACGCCTACGCCTACGCCAACAACACACCGGTCACCTCCAGTGACCCAACCGGGCTCTGTCTCACCCAATCCACCTGCGACGACAGACAGCTCGAGCGCCCACCCAGGCAGTGCGGCTCCGCCAACGCCTGCGAAGGACCACCAACCATCGACGACGTTCTGGATATGCCCAACGACATAGGCGACGATCACGCGTACTCCCTCGACGTCCGGGGGTATACCGGATCCAAAGCGTTCACCAACCGCGAACTCCTCGAGTTTTCGGGGCAATATCCTGATAACTGGGCCTACGTTTGCACGTGGATCTACCAACTCGGTGACTGGGACCACTGCGCGAACAACAACCCATTCTTGCCCGAACGTAGCGCGCTCGAAAACTTTTTACTCGTAGGCACGATAGTGCTCGGGATGAGCTGCGCTCTGACGCCGGGGTGTTGGGTGGCAGCAGTCGCTGGCACCGGCGAATTCTACGCAACGGGAAGCCTGCTAGGCGCAGCAGGCGTCGGCGCACTGACCGGCTACGTCCGCCCGGGTGTCGTTGGTGCGGGAGGTGCGTGCAGCTTCAGCGGCGACACCGAAGTGCTAATGGCCGACGGCACCACGAAACCAATCAGAGACATTAGAGTCGGGGATGAGGTCCTTGCCACCGATCCTGAAACCGACGAGCAGGGCCCACGCACTGTCACCTACCTGTGGGTCCACGAAGACCAGCTTGTCGCCCTAGAATTGGCAAACGGCGAAGTCCTCACCACGACCGAAGACCATCCATTCTGGAACGAAACCGCCAAGCAGTGGCAGCAGGCCCAGCAACTGAGCCCCGGCGACCACCTTTACACTGGTAACGGAGCCCCTGCCGCCGTCGACGGCATTTCATGGACCAGTGCTCACGTGGGTGGCGCCTACACCCTCTCGGTCGATGACATACACACGTACTACGTGATAGCCGGCGACACACCCGTCCTGGTTCATAACTGCCCGCCTGCTCCGGGCGGCGGTTCAGGATTCACGTGGCCACGTCAGCAAGGCGGAAACTGCCATGAGTGTGCGACGCGGATTCAGGGTAGAATAGGCGGAGACATCGTGCACATCACTCCCCGTGGTGCCCCGAGACTCGGCGCATCGACTCACGATCCGAATGGGACATGGTTTGAGCACTATGCTGTGGTCAAGGATGGTCGTGTATATGATGGGACCACGGGTTCAAGCGGACTAGCGCCTTCTCAATACAAAGCCCAGTGGGGCGAGAATGCCCCTTATATCAACTTTGGATTCTAA